GCAATTCCCGAGCATTTCACCGGCGACGTCCTGATCGGCTACGGCGACGTGCCGATGGTGACCAGCGCAACGCTCGCCGCCTTCTGGAGCGCACATCGTCAGAGCGGGGCTGCGCTTTCGTTGGTGAGCGTGCGCGTGGCGGATCCTTCCGCCTATGGCCGCGTGGTGCGCGACCCGGCGGGAAAGGTGCGGGCGGTGGTGGAGGCCCGCGATGCGTCGGCGGCGGAGCGCGCGATCAACGAGATCAATACCGGTTTCTACTGCGCCTCCGCCCAATTCCTGCGGGTCGCGCTGGCAGAGCTCAAGACCAACAACGCACAGGGCGAATATTATCTGACCGATATTGTAACGATTGCGCGAGCGCGCGGACTCGAAGTGAATGCCTGGGTGGCAGACGGCCCGTTCGAGTTCGCCGGAGTCAATTCGCGCGAGGAGCTGGCAAACATGGAAGCGCAGATTCGCGAGCAAACTAATCGCAAGTTGATGGCCGCGGGCGTGACCCTGATCGACCCGGCGACCGCTTACATTTCCGAGCAGGCCCAGGTAGCAGCGGACGTGGTGATCGGACCCAACGTGCAGATTCTCGGGCGTTGTCGGATCGGCGAAGGCGTGCAAATCGACGGCACCGCGTGGCTCAAGGACGTTGAGATAGGACCGCGCTGTCATCTGAAGATCGGAGTCCGCGCGGAGCAATGTCGAATCGGCGAGGATTCCGAGATCGGCCCATTCGCAAATCTGCGTGAGGGGACCGACCTGGAAGGCCACAACCGAATCGGCAATTTCGTGGAGACCAAGAAGGCGCGCATCGGACAGGGCACCAAGGCGAGCCACCTCAGCTACCTCGGCGATGCGGTTATCGGACGCGACACCAACGTCGGATGTGGCGTGATCACCGTCAACTACGACGGCTACGACAAGCACGAGACCCGCATCGGCGATCGCTGTATGATCGGCTGCGATACACAGTTGATCGCGCCGATTACGGTCGGCAGCGACGTGTACGTAGCATCGGGCACCACCATCGTGCGCGAAGCCAGCGATGGCGCGCTGGTGATGTCGCACCATCCCCAGCGCGAGAAGCCGGGATGGATGCAGAAGTGGCGGGAGCGCCACAACGATCCGACCCCGGTAAAGGGATCGGACAAGCAGCGCTCCTCCGCCTAAGTACGAAAAACGTCTCTCCCGTTATGCTATTGGCGGGAGATCTGAACTCGGCCCCGACTCAATTCGAGCGCAGCCGGTCTCGCGTGCAACGCGCAAGATTCGAGCTGAGCCGGCAACAATCGCTGACGGCTTTGCTCAGCACTTCTACGCTGCTCCGGAGCCCCGGCCCCCCTTTGAGATGAGGGACCGGGCGAACGCCGATCCGATGGCTCTCTGC
This genomic stretch from Candidatus Binataceae bacterium harbors:
- the glmU gene encoding bifunctional UDP-N-acetylglucosamine diphosphorylase/glucosamine-1-phosphate N-acetyltransferase GlmU, with amino-acid sequence AIPEHFTGDVLIGYGDVPMVTSATLAAFWSAHRQSGAALSLVSVRVADPSAYGRVVRDPAGKVRAVVEARDASAAERAINEINTGFYCASAQFLRVALAELKTNNAQGEYYLTDIVTIARARGLEVNAWVADGPFEFAGVNSREELANMEAQIREQTNRKLMAAGVTLIDPATAYISEQAQVAADVVIGPNVQILGRCRIGEGVQIDGTAWLKDVEIGPRCHLKIGVRAEQCRIGEDSEIGPFANLREGTDLEGHNRIGNFVETKKARIGQGTKASHLSYLGDAVIGRDTNVGCGVITVNYDGYDKHETRIGDRCMIGCDTQLIAPITVGSDVYVASGTTIVREASDGALVMSHHPQREKPGWMQKWRERHNDPTPVKGSDKQRSSA